ATATCATCATCAACTCTAGAAAGTTTCATCGCATCACATAAATCTTCATTTTGCAGTATTTTATTTTGATAACTTTCTATATATCTTTCATACTCTGTATAGTTTCGAGTGACATCTTCATCTAAACCAGTATGTCTAAAGAGGATGAATTGAATTCATACGAAATTTTACATAGTGCCGCACTGGATCCAAGTTCGATCGGTCCCACATTATCACCCATTCCACCATTCCAACTACCAACAGGTCCAACAGGCTCCACCGGTAATACAGGACCTACCGGCAATACAGGACCTATCGGCAATACAGGACCTATCGGCAATACAGGACCTATCGGCAATACAGGACCGACTGGTGACACTGGAGCTACTGGGCCAGGAGCTATAGAATCTGCGTTTAGAGCAAATAAAGATGTTACTCAATTTATGACTGCTGGTACACCTATAATTGTAAGTTTCACTGAAGTACTATTCGACTTTAACGGTGAATACAACGGTGTTGACACATTTGTGCCCAAACAGGATGGGGTATACCAAATTAATTCAAATGTTGTTTTTGCACCTAACGGTTTAACAGGATATTCCATTAGATTTGATTTATTGGTTAACGGTATAACAGTTGCTATGGATACAAGAGATACTGCTAGTACGGTTACTGTTACTGTGGCCACCATTTATGGATTAAGCCAAGGAGATACTGTAAACATCCGTATTTCTTCCTCTATAAATGGAGCCGCCACATTGTTCTTTAACCAACAAGCAGCTAGTTTTTCTGCAGCAAGATTACCTTTTACAAGTCCTATACCTTAAGTTCTATCCAGTTTCTATACCTATACTGATAAATGAAGGGGAATTTCTAATAACATAAATTATATAAACAAAACTTCCCTTTCTATATTTCAGAAAGCTTCTTCAAAATTTTTAAATGCATTTAGCAATAGTTGCGATAGGTAAGACTTTGAAGTTATCTCCATCTTTTCCCCCGCTTAGCACTGTACGTGCGACTTTCATCGCATACAGCGCCCCATCTTATTCTTTTATGCTAAAGTAACTAGATTACAAGCTTTACGGATTTTGTTTATTTTCTTCAATTGTTTATCGTTCAATTGAAGTATCCTCATATATGTTCTAATCGTCTCTTCATTTGTAGCGTGAATCAATCTGTGGACAAATTCATGTACAATAATCAGGTTATTAAACTCGTCAGTTCCTCCCATACCTTTCGGTATTTTATGGTGACAGTGCACATCTTCAGCTATTAAGAAGATTCCGATGACAGCACATTTACCATTTTGCATGGAATACCTGGATATTCTGTTATCTGTATACTCCATGCTTTGTCCTTTATTGGAGGATAGCAACATCTTTTGCATTTCATTGGCAATGTTACCCTTTAGGCTTTTGATGAGTTTTTGTCTTCCCTGCTTAGTGTAATTGCATATGTCTTGACTGAAACTTTGAGGGAATCGTGTTTGTATGTCCGCTAGTGGATATACATGATTGCCTGCTATTTCAAAGGTTCTATAATTGTTCCTATGAGTTCTTTTGTATAATGCATTCGCATTGGTAGGAATCTTATATTTCCCTATTGATTTTAGACGATTAAACAAAGTTTTCGAGAGACGAAAGGCTATTTCTACAAAGTCTACGGTCACATGTGTTGCGATTCTGTAATAATTTTTAATACCAAGTACATAGGAGTTATAATCCCATACTGTTTTTGCTGTTGGACTCTTTTGAATTGCTTTAATCCTTGTTTTTGCTTTTTCAAGGATATCCTTTTTCTTTTTCTCGCTTACATATGTGTTTGCTACATATCTTTTACGCTTTTTTACAGATTTGATAGAGAA
The DNA window shown above is from Bacillus clarus and carries:
- a CDS encoding exosporium leader peptide-containing protein; protein product: MNSYEILHSAALDPSSIGPTLSPIPPFQLPTGPTGSTGNTGPTGNTGPIGNTGPIGNTGPIGNTGPTGDTGATGPGAIESAFRANKDVTQFMTAGTPIIVSFTEVLFDFNGEYNGVDTFVPKQDGVYQINSNVVFAPNGLTGYSIRFDLLVNGITVAMDTRDTASTVTVTVATIYGLSQGDTVNIRISSSINGAATLFFNQQAASFSAARLPFTSPIP